CTCCAACATTTTTGTCTCATAGCGCACGGCAAAACGCTTCACTTTTGTCACTCCTTGTCGGCAGGACGCGCGCACCGGAATACGGACGCCGTCTTTGCGTTTTTCGCGTGGAGTTGCTAGGGTCATGCCCACGCGGGTTGCGGCGGGAAACACCCCGCCCCCTCGAAACAGTCACCCCGATGCCTGAAAAACCATTCTCCGACGCCCACTCCGGGACTTCCCCGGAGTCCCGTCCCGAGGCCATGTCCGGGGCATATGCGCCCGTTGTCTCCTTCGTGCCCACCACGGCCCAGTGTCTGGCCCTGTGGGACGCCTACGACATGCTGCCCAACATCCGGTCCCACAGCCTGACCGTGGCCTGCATCGCCGAGACCCTGGCCCGGTCGGCGGCGGCGGCGGGACTTCCCGTGGACGTGGACGCCGTGCGGGCCGCAGCCCTTTTGCACGATCTGGCCAAGACCTACACCATCCGCCACGGCGGCAACCACAGCCAGCTCGGCGGGGCCTGGGTCCAGGAATTGACGGGAAATCCGGCCCTGGCCCAGGGGGTCATCCACCATGTCCACTGGCCGTTTTCCGTGGACATCAGGGCCCATTTCCTGCCCCTGATCATTATTTACAGCGACAAGCGGGTCAAGCACAACCGGGTGGTGAGCCTGACCGAACGATTCGAGGATCTGCTGCACCGGTATGGGGCCACACCAGACATTCGTCAACGCATCGGCCGCTCCTTCGCCCAGGCCCGGGAGATCGAGGACGCGCTGATACAAACCCTGGGATTTCAAACTGATGCGGATATTGCTCATTGCCGGGGGCTGGTCGAGTGAACGTGAGGTGGCGTTGTCCGGGGCGCAAAAAATCCGGCAATCCCTCCTAAACCTCGGACACGAGGTGCGTTTTCTGGACCCGGCCGAGGCCTTCGACGACATCGCCGCCGCTGCGGCCGAGGCGGATTTCGCCTTCATCAACCTGCATGGCGCGCCCGGCGAGGACGGCCTCATCCAGGCCATGCTCGACGCCGTGCGCCTTCCCTATCAGGGAAGCGGGCCGGCCGGGTCGTTTCTGGCCCTGTCCAAGGCCGCCGCAAAGCAGATCTACCGGGCCCGGGGCCTGGCCACCCTGCCCTGGGAATTTCTGCCCGCGCCGCCCGACCCCACATTTTCCCCGCGTTTCGAACCGCCCTATTTCGTCAAGCCCAACCTGGGCGGCTCCAGCGTCCATGCCGGACCGGCCGCCGACCGCCAAGCCCTTTTCGCGGCCCTGGCCCCCATTTTCCGCAGCGGCGACGCGGCCATCGTGGAACCCGCCGTCACCGGCATGGAACTGACCTGCGCCGTGCTCGGGGAGACGCCCCTGCCGCCCATCCTCATCCGGCCCAAATCGGGCAGCGGCTTTTTCGACTACACCGCCAAATACGCCCCGGACGGCGCCGACGAACTCTGTCCGGCCCCCGTGTCCCCGGAACTGATCCACCGCCTGGAGGAAACCGCCCTGGCCGCCCACCGGGCCCTGGGGCTTACCGGCTACAGCCGCTCGGATTTCATCCTGTCCGGAACCGACCTTTTCCTTTTGGAAACGAACACCCTGCCGGGCATGACCCCCACCAGCCTCTTGCCTCGGGCGGCGGCGGCGGCAGGGATGTCCTTCGAGGATCTGCTGGCCCGGCTTATCGAACTGGGCATGGCCCGGGGCCGCCACGGCCATGAGCACAGCGTTTCCTGACCTTGCTCGGCGTATTGCAAAAAATTTTGCATTTCCGGAGTGTCGCCCAGTCATCGTAGCGCCCCGGCCCGGCCAACGCCACGGGCCGGGACTGGTCTGCCGCAGCCACGCAGACTGGACGAACCCGGGTTGTGCAGTATATGAAAAAAAGTTGACCGGCCCACCGGCCGCTTTTCCTGCCGCAAGGCCGCACCACCTTTTTCTCGGAGAATCGCATGAAAGCCATCCTCGCCCTGGAAGACGGCGCCCTTTTTCCCGGTGAATCCTTCACCGGCCAGGGCGCGGCCGGAGGGGAAGTGATCTTCAACACCGGCATGACCGGCTATCAGGAGGTTTTGACCGACCCCTCCTACCACGGCCAGATGGTGTGCATGACCTATCCGCACATCGGCAACTACGGCGTCAATCCCGCCGACGTGGAATCGGCCAAAATCCATGTGGCCGGATTCATCGTCAAGGAATGCTGCAAGACGCCCTCCAACTGGCGGGCCACGGCCACGCTTCCCGAATACCTCACCCGGCAGGGGGTCATGGGCATCGAGGGCATCGACACCCGGGCGCTCACCCGCCATCTGCGCTTAAACGGGGCCATGCGCGGCTATATCTCCACGGACGTGTCCGACCCCCAGGCCCTGGTGGCCAAGGCCAGGGCCCTGCCCTCCATGGAGGGACTGGGGCTGGCCGACCGGGTCACCTGCGACGGCCCCTACCGCTTCGACGGCGAAAAGCCTGTGCCCGTGACCCTTCCCGACGGCGCATACGCCTGGCCGGGCCCCGGGCCCCGGGTGGTGGTCTACGACATGGGCATCAAGTGGAACATCCTGCGCCTTCTGGCGGACCAGGGCTTCGACGTTTTGGCCGTGCCCTCCACGTTTACCGCCGACCAGGTCAAACGGCTGTCTCCCGACGCCGTGTTTTTGTCCAACGGTCCCGGCGACCCGGCGGCCCTCACCGGACTGGTCGCGGCCACGGCGGTTTTGGCCGACACCTATCCCACGGCGGGCATCTGCCTGGGACACCAGCTTTTGGGGCTGGCTCTGGGCGGCACGACCTTCAAACTCAAGTTCGGGCACCACGGCCTGAACCACCCGGTCAAGGATCTGGAGACCGGACGCATCGAGATATCCTCCCAGAACCACGGATTCTGCGTGGACATCGCCAGCTTAAAAAACGTACGTCTCACCCATATCAATCTGAACGATCAGACCCTGGAAGGTTTTGCTCACGAGATAAAACCCATTATCGCCATCCAGCATCATCCCGAAGCGGCCCCGGGCCCCCACGATAGCCGGTTCTTTTTCCGGCGGTTCCGGGAGATGGTCCGGGAACACACCGGGAAATAGGCGCAAGGCAACCCCATGTCTGCGGAACTCTCCAAGGCTCGGGCTCAGATATCGGCCATCGGCACCCATCTCAAGCAGGGGAAGGTGTTCCCGGCGGCCACCGCGTTGTACGAGGCCATAAATAGCATCCTGCGCTCCCAGCTCATGAAGTCCGAGCGGGAAGAATTCGCCCGGATGATCACCGACGCCGTCTACCTGCTCAATAACGACAAGGGGTTCCGCTCCTCCTACCCCCTGCTCATGCAGTACCATCCGGGCCAGGAGAAACAGTTAGCGGAGATGCTGCGCGACGTGCTCCAGGAGTTGCAGCACACGGCGGTGTCCGAGGCCAAGGACATCATCCAGGAAAAAAGTCAGCGCCGCGAGGCCAGCCTGGAGCGCGGCCGCCTGCTGCTGGCCGAGCAAAAGCACGACGAGGCCCGGGAGGTTCTGGAAAAGCTGGCCAAGGAGCACCCCGACGACTCGGACTTAAAGGCCCGCATCGCGGATCTGTTCATCAAGGGCGAGCTCTACGAGGACGCCTTCACCTACCTCAACGAGGCCCTGGACCTCTCGCCGGACCAGATCCATCTGTACAACCGCATCGGCATCGTGCTGCGGCGTCTGAAAAAGTTCGACGTGGCTGAGAAATATTTCATCCGCGCCGTGCCCTACGCCAAAAACGACGCCAACCTCTATTTCAACCTGGGCCGGGTGTATGTGGACTGGGGGAGGTTCGACAAGGCTGAGAAGGCGGCGCGCATCGCGCTACGCATCACGCCTGCCTTTGACGAGGCCAAAAAGATGCTCAATTTTTCGCTCAAGCGGCAAAATAAGCCCGTGGAGCCGTAAGGCCCGGCCTTCACTCGGCGCTGTTGCGCATTTTTCGCGACGCGCCAACCCCCAGGCCTTCGGCCGAGGCATCGCCAAAGGCCAGAAAGGTGACCATGTTTTTCCCGGAATTTTTCGACCGGTACAGGGCCTGATCGGCCCGCTTCACCGTCTGCTCCATGATCTCGGCCGCCGTCAGGCGATTCCCGGAAAACGTCGCAAAAGAGCTCACCCCGAAGCTGGCGGTGATGTTGAGGCAGCCGCTTTCCAGGCCGATGAAACAGCCCTCCACGTTTTTTTGCAGCTTCTCGGCCACGGCCGCCCCGGCCTCGCGCCCGGTCTCGGGCAGAAGCACGATGAACTCCTCGCCCCCGTACCTGGCCAGGACGTCCGCGCCGCGCAGGGTCCGGCCGAGATTCCGGGAGAACTCCCGCAGCACCGTGTCTCCCACGGCGTGGCCATGGCGGTCGTTGATGCTCTTGAAGTTGTCGATATCGAGCATGATGATTGAAACCGGTCGGCGATGGCGCAGGGCGCGGCGGAATTCCTTCTCGGCGATGGTGAAAAAATAGCGCAGATTGTACAGGCCCGTGAGGCTGTCGGTGATGGCCAATTGGCGATATTTGCTCTCGCTGGCCCGCAGGGCCGCCTGGGACTGGTCCAGCTTTGCGACCATGGCGTTGAAGGTCTGGGAGAACTCCCCCATGAAATCGACTTGTTGGGAAAAATCCCCTTCGGCCACGCGCGAGGCCTGCCAGGCTAGGTGGCGCAGATTGCCCTGGAGCATCTTCAGCGCTCCGGCGAACGCGCCGCGCACGGGAAGCGTCCCCGACAGGTCGCCCTCGGCCAGCCTGACCGCAAAGGCGCTGACCTCCACCAGCGACGAGGCCAATTCCCGCAGGCCTTCCACCGCCTCCAACTGGGGGGGAAACTCCGGTGGCGACAAGGGGTCGCGCACGATCCCGGCCAGATAGCGAACGACCTGGGCCGCCGCCAGCATCTCCCGGCCGGACTCCCAGCCGTCACCAGTCGTATGCGGCAAGACGTTCATGGTTCTACCCGCCGACAATCTCGGCCGTGAACCGGCATGTCCGGTCACCGGTACACCAACAGTCGATCTCTTTGACCACAAACCGCTCCCCGGTGAAGCTATCCAGAAGCGCCGCCAAAAAGCCCTCGTCGTACACGCAGACCTCGTAATCGAGCTCCGGCAGCCCCGAGCAGTCCAGATCCTCGGAAACGGTGATGACGAAGGATTTTTTCTCCAGGTCCGCCTTCTCCACCCGCACGATCCCGATGCCCATCTCCCTGAGGGTGGTCTGCACGGCGCTAATAAATGTCCCGAACTCCTTGATCCCGGTGAAAAACTTCCGGTAGAATTCCTGTCCGGCCAGATATCCGGACTCGTAGAAGATGGTGTCCGTCTTCACCGTGCCGCAGTGCCTCTCGATGACGTCCCGAAAGGCGTATTGCATGAGCCGGTAGACCTCCAGCCGGGTCGTGGGGCCCAGGTTGGGCCGTCCGATGTCCAGGTTGCCGATCAAATCCCACGAAAAAGCGTACTTCCGGTCCTGCATGCTGGCTCCTGTCTCCACGGCGTTTCTCTTTCGATCTCCGGCCCGGGCGAAGGCCCCTCCCTCCCGAAAACGAAAAACCGGCGGCAGCGTCCCGGCGCATTCCGCTTCACAGGCCTGGGGCGGCCATATCCGGCAATCCCCAGGCCCCGGCCAGCCGGTCCCGGGCCTCCCGGGGAAGCTGCACCATGACCGGCGACTTGGCGGCATCGAGAAGCCGCAACAACTCCGCCACCCGGCCGGGCTCCATGGCCGTGCACCCGGCCGTGGGGGAATCGGGGCCGCGCCAGGAATGGATGAAGATGCACGATCCGGCCCCGGGCGCGACGGGATCGGTGTTGTGGGCCACGAACAGGCCGTTTTTATACAGGCCGTCGGCGCGCAACATGCGATCCGGCCCGGACCAGTCCGCAGGACCGGCCGTGCTCTCGTCGAAAACCATGTTGTATTTCCGCGAGTCCGGATTCTCCACGCAGATGGTGTCGGCGGTGACGTGATGCATGGGCATTTTCGGCGAAAACCCCAGGGCCTTCGGGTCGTAGGAAAAGCCCATGGTCAGGGCGAAGGCCCCGGCCGGGGCCTTGCCGTCACCCTCGTGTTTGGCCGGGATGCCGGGCAGGGACGGGCCGTGGCCATGCAGTCCCCGGCCAAAGGCCAGGCCGGTGCGGCCCACGGTGACCGGGAAGGGCCCAATCACCTGCCGCCAGGGCGCGCCATCGCCGTCGCGTTCGAAAAACGCCAGGACGCCGGTAATGCTGTCGTAGTCGCGGGTGACGACCAGCACGAGTTGACGGGAATGGTCCAGGGGATGCACCCGGGCCAGATCGTCCAGACCGGCCGGGGCGGGTCTGGCGACGGCCGCCGGGGAGGGCGGCGCGGCCGGGGCCGTGGGCTTTTTGGCGCAGGAAACCGCCAGGGCCAGACACATGGCCGGCAGGACGGCCGCAACACATCGAAATCCGTACATCGCAAGCCCTCTCACGTTCGTCTGTGCCCCCCGCCAGATACGGCCAAGGACGGCTGAAGCCGGGGGGACGGATGCAATCACAATGCAAACAAACCATACCCCGCGCCAAGAAGCAAGCAGGTCCGGCCACGATTCCTCCCAAAGCCTCCCCGGGCGGCCCGCCCTGGCCGCCGTGACAACCGACCCGATTTATGCGACATCCCCCGCCCCGGACATCTCACAACCCAAAACGCGCCATGTGGATCACCCATCTCAAACTCCTGGCTTCGGTCGTCTTCTGGGGAGGCACCTGGATTTCCGGGCGGCATCTGGCCCAGGCCATGGGACCGTTCTCCGCCGCCTTTTTGCGCTTCGCCCTGGCCTCGGCCTTTCTTGTGTTCCTGACGCGCCGCCTGTCCGGGGGGTTCGCCCTGCCGAAGCGGCGCGATCTGCCGGGCCTGTTCCTTCTGGGCCTGACCGGGGTCTTCGGCTACAACGCCTTTTTTTTCGCGGGACTTCAAACCGTGCCCGCCAGCCGGGCCGCGCTGATCGTGGCCGCCATCCCCACCGTGGTCTCCCTGTATTCGGGGCTGGCCCTTCGCGAACCCTTCGGCTGGGTGCGCATTGCGGGCATCGTTTTGTCGTTTGCCGGGGTGGGCGTGGTTCTGGCCGGGGGCGACCCGGCGGCGCTTTTGCGCGGCGGGGCCAGCCCCGGCGATCTGCTCATCCTGGGGTGCGTGGCCTGCTGGTCGGCCTATACCCTGGCCGGGCGGTCGGTCATGGCCCGGGTGTCGCCCCTTGGCGCCGTCACCTGGTCCTGCCTGCTGGGGGGGCCTTGCTTTTCCCCCCGGCCCTGGGCGGCGGACTTTTTGCGGACATGGCCCGGGCCGGTCTGGCGGACTGGCTGCACCTGGGCTTTTTGGGGATCATGGCCACGGGATACGGCTTTTTCTGGTATTACGAGGGGATAAAAGCCCTTGGGGCCTCCCGGGCCGGTGTCTACATCAACCTCGTGCCCGTGGTGGCCGTGCTGCTCGGCATCATCCTTCTGAACGAGCCCCTGGGCTGGCCCCTGGCCGCCGGAGGCCTCATGGTCCTTTTCGGGGTGCGCCTGGCCCAACGACCAGCCAGACGGGCATAGCGTCCCGGTCCCCGGCCCGCAGCAGCTTGACTTCCCACGCCTCCGGGGCCACCACCAAGGAAACGACGTCCCTTACGCCGAATCCCAAGGGAGGCGACCCATGACGCCCACACGCAAAAAAATCCTGGCTCTGGCCCTGTGCGTTGTCGCCCTGCTCGGTTCCGCCGCGCTTATGGTGCGGCTGGTCATCGACCCGGCCGCCTTCGCCCCTATCGTGGCCGGTTTCGTGCAACGGACCACGGGATTGTCCCTGACCATCACCGGCGGTCTGGGACTGACCTTTTTCCCCTGGCCCGGCATCGAGCTGCGCGGCGCAAGCCTGTCCGATCTCCCGGGCTTTCCCGGCGAACCCTTCGCCAGCGTGGACTCGGCGGACATCAAGGTGCGGCCCCTGGCCCTTTTGCGCGGCGACCTCGAGGTCGAGGGGCTGCGCCTCTCGGGGCTGCGGGTCCGCCTGATCCGGGACAAAGACGGCCGGGAAAACTGGAAGGCCCTGCCCATCGCCAAGGTATCCGTGGAAAAGGATCATGTGGTGGTGGTCAAGACCGACGGCCAAAGCGCCTCGTTCCGCTATCTGGTGCAGACGGCCGAGATGATCGACGCCGGGGTGGCGTTCGAGGACCGGGCCGCCGGGACCGCGTTCTCGGTGACGGACGTGAACATCCAGGCCAAGGATATCCGCCCCGGACAGGCCTTTGCCGCCCGGATGTCCCTGGCCGCCGCCTCCGTGAAACCGGAACTTGCGGCCAAAGTGACGCTTTCCGGGCAATCCATGGTGGATCCCCAGGCCATGCACTTCGCTGTAAGCGACGCCACGCTTCGCCTGGAGGGTCGGGCCACGGGCCTGCCGCTGGCCGCCTACGTCCTCGAAGGCCGGGGCAGCCTGGACTTCTCCGCCGACACAAGCCGTCTTGTCGGCCGCGGCCTGTCCCTGTCCGGCACGGTCTCGGGCGGCCGGTTCCCGGCGGACGGGCTCACGGCCAGGCTTGATGGCTTCGACTTCGACCTGGACTCCGGCGCAGGGACGCTGTCCTGCCCGAAATTCTCCCTGGCCCTGCCCCAGACCGGATTTTCGGCCACGGGCTCGGTCCAGGCGACGCATCTGCATGACACCCCGCGGGGCGCCCTGTCCCTGACCGCCCCACCCTTCGACCTCAAACCGCTTTTGGCCGGATTCGGTTCGCCCCTGCCGCCCCTTGCAGACAAAAACGCCCTGTCCAAGGTGGGGGGTACGATCCGGGCCGCCTCTGCGGACAACGCCGAGGCCCGCCTGGAGGCCGAGGTCTCCATGGACGGTTCCCCCATCCGGATCACGGCCCAGACCACCACCTCCGGCCCGCTGCGCATGGCGGCCGCCGTGGCCGTCAAAACCCTGGCCCTGGACGGCTATCTGCCCCAGACCGGCCCGGCTGCGGGCAAGCCCGCCGCTGCGGCCCACGCGGCAGCCGATGCCCCGCCGACCTTCCCCGGTCCTGGCGGGGCCATCGACCTGCGCCTGACCGCCGAACGGCTGGACGTGAAAAAACTCTCCCTCACCGGCCTGGACGCCGCTGCCGTCCTTCGCCCGGGAACCGCCGAGGTCAGCCGCTTC
Above is a genomic segment from Desulfolutivibrio sulfodismutans DSM 3696 containing:
- a CDS encoding HDIG domain-containing metalloprotein, with amino-acid sequence MPEKPFSDAHSGTSPESRPEAMSGAYAPVVSFVPTTAQCLALWDAYDMLPNIRSHSLTVACIAETLARSAAAAGLPVDVDAVRAAALLHDLAKTYTIRHGGNHSQLGGAWVQELTGNPALAQGVIHHVHWPFSVDIRAHFLPLIIIYSDKRVKHNRVVSLTERFEDLLHRYGATPDIRQRIGRSFAQAREIEDALIQTLGFQTDADIAHCRGLVE
- a CDS encoding D-alanine--D-alanine ligase family protein; protein product: MRILLIAGGWSSEREVALSGAQKIRQSLLNLGHEVRFLDPAEAFDDIAAAAAEADFAFINLHGAPGEDGLIQAMLDAVRLPYQGSGPAGSFLALSKAAAKQIYRARGLATLPWEFLPAPPDPTFSPRFEPPYFVKPNLGGSSVHAGPAADRQALFAALAPIFRSGDAAIVEPAVTGMELTCAVLGETPLPPILIRPKSGSGFFDYTAKYAPDGADELCPAPVSPELIHRLEETALAAHRALGLTGYSRSDFILSGTDLFLLETNTLPGMTPTSLLPRAAAAAGMSFEDLLARLIELGMARGRHGHEHSVS
- the carA gene encoding glutamine-hydrolyzing carbamoyl-phosphate synthase small subunit — its product is MKAILALEDGALFPGESFTGQGAAGGEVIFNTGMTGYQEVLTDPSYHGQMVCMTYPHIGNYGVNPADVESAKIHVAGFIVKECCKTPSNWRATATLPEYLTRQGVMGIEGIDTRALTRHLRLNGAMRGYISTDVSDPQALVAKARALPSMEGLGLADRVTCDGPYRFDGEKPVPVTLPDGAYAWPGPGPRVVVYDMGIKWNILRLLADQGFDVLAVPSTFTADQVKRLSPDAVFLSNGPGDPAALTGLVAATAVLADTYPTAGICLGHQLLGLALGGTTFKLKFGHHGLNHPVKDLETGRIEISSQNHGFCVDIASLKNVRLTHINLNDQTLEGFAHEIKPIIAIQHHPEAAPGPHDSRFFFRRFREMVREHTGK
- a CDS encoding tetratricopeptide repeat protein, yielding MSAELSKARAQISAIGTHLKQGKVFPAATALYEAINSILRSQLMKSEREEFARMITDAVYLLNNDKGFRSSYPLLMQYHPGQEKQLAEMLRDVLQELQHTAVSEAKDIIQEKSQRREASLERGRLLLAEQKHDEAREVLEKLAKEHPDDSDLKARIADLFIKGELYEDAFTYLNEALDLSPDQIHLYNRIGIVLRRLKKFDVAEKYFIRAVPYAKNDANLYFNLGRVYVDWGRFDKAEKAARIALRITPAFDEAKKMLNFSLKRQNKPVEP
- a CDS encoding GGDEF domain-containing protein, which codes for MNVLPHTTGDGWESGREMLAAAQVVRYLAGIVRDPLSPPEFPPQLEAVEGLRELASSLVEVSAFAVRLAEGDLSGTLPVRGAFAGALKMLQGNLRHLAWQASRVAEGDFSQQVDFMGEFSQTFNAMVAKLDQSQAALRASESKYRQLAITDSLTGLYNLRYFFTIAEKEFRRALRHRRPVSIIMLDIDNFKSINDRHGHAVGDTVLREFSRNLGRTLRGADVLARYGGEEFIVLLPETGREAGAAVAEKLQKNVEGCFIGLESGCLNITASFGVSSFATFSGNRLTAAEIMEQTVKRADQALYRSKNSGKNMVTFLAFGDASAEGLGVGASRKMRNSAE
- a CDS encoding V4R domain-containing protein gives rise to the protein MQDRKYAFSWDLIGNLDIGRPNLGPTTRLEVYRLMQYAFRDVIERHCGTVKTDTIFYESGYLAGQEFYRKFFTGIKEFGTFISAVQTTLREMGIGIVRVEKADLEKKSFVITVSEDLDCSGLPELDYEVCVYDEGFLAALLDSFTGERFVVKEIDCWCTGDRTCRFTAEIVGG
- a CDS encoding L,D-transpeptidase family protein, which translates into the protein MYGFRCVAAVLPAMCLALAVSCAKKPTAPAAPPSPAAVARPAPAGLDDLARVHPLDHSRQLVLVVTRDYDSITGVLAFFERDGDGAPWRQVIGPFPVTVGRTGLAFGRGLHGHGPSLPGIPAKHEGDGKAPAGAFALTMGFSYDPKALGFSPKMPMHHVTADTICVENPDSRKYNMVFDESTAGPADWSGPDRMLRADGLYKNGLFVAHNTDPVAPGAGSCIFIHSWRGPDSPTAGCTAMEPGRVAELLRLLDAAKSPVMVQLPREARDRLAGAWGLPDMAAPGL
- a CDS encoding AsmA family protein, with the protein product MTPTRKKILALALCVVALLGSAALMVRLVIDPAAFAPIVAGFVQRTTGLSLTITGGLGLTFFPWPGIELRGASLSDLPGFPGEPFASVDSADIKVRPLALLRGDLEVEGLRLSGLRVRLIRDKDGRENWKALPIAKVSVEKDHVVVVKTDGQSASFRYLVQTAEMIDAGVAFEDRAAGTAFSVTDVNIQAKDIRPGQAFAARMSLAAASVKPELAAKVTLSGQSMVDPQAMHFAVSDATLRLEGRATGLPLAAYVLEGRGSLDFSADTSRLVGRGLSLSGTVSGGRFPADGLTARLDGFDFDLDSGAGTLSCPKFSLALPQTGFSATGSVQATHLHDTPRGALSLTAPPFDLKPLLAGFGSPLPPLADKNALSKVGGTIRAASADNAEARLEAEVSMDGSPIRITAQTTTSGPLRMAAAVAVKTLALDGYLPQTGPAAGKPAAAAHAAADAPPTFPGPGGAIDLRLTAERLDVKKLSLTGLDAAAVLRPGTAEVSRFRVGLAGGSLSGSLRADLAAPARTASLRLEGKNLAAGPLLLALVGRQPLTGTAAFSADLSTQTRDPSAILGALSGKAALSLTNGRILGLNLSPEILSSPMRLLTFGLGGGQEAAGQGGGGTQITSARLSATIQNGRATTKDLQVLAPPHKVTGQGTVDLPGNTLDMRLLAQVSGVADIPVAVTGSLDSPTVTPDLAAIPAEAVTGAAGAALKAVTNPGGTAKGILDAINPLNLLPQKKK